The following are from one region of the Brienomyrus brachyistius isolate T26 chromosome 13, BBRACH_0.4, whole genome shotgun sequence genome:
- the LOC125706826 gene encoding LOW QUALITY PROTEIN: cyclic nucleotide-gated cation channel beta-1-like (The sequence of the model RefSeq protein was modified relative to this genomic sequence to represent the inferred CDS: deleted 1 base in 1 codon; substituted 1 base at 1 genomic stop codon): MSICNAKDIPNAELVPQISVLEVMSDREPSEVDNNKQPLSPRVLGWLKHSFEKVIPQPPEVHAPVNTETSLERDTLASSPAATPSSSATPPLAPAPAPEVEKVVSPPEEPSKHVTEEPPLPNVLSWILQELSRWMPQPAVKHKDSTAGHTEAVQNGCLYRDPEEMALEDVDPDWERGKWEMGDVSVPLGRLPQVIQQEGAGTQTGRWTPIMDRIKREAEEALLATLEERVQRQIYHAYFLLVPAPESSTAPRIGNRALFAFSRLQLERLESARMAEEFARRAVERAVRKLAEERVEERAAMKAWEPQAETDGGEQCFVCPVENIRSPPERKLQSSETLAQSPPPQPHRNSHWEPGADEVKALSPPLEDQKSESVETELPSPTEPDHLRTLSPLTEEPVTEPSSPPKPAVVTKKDSHSRISPSEDNADCPPVTKQPKSSEDQCLAPVSAQGEDDKGVKCEAPGSCPAVKHCLMRVPYMPDCLDHCSRRLQDGGVTLPKLPPMPELPPQLAQLNHHLQLHLYQLNQHLQPHLDLLNQHLQPHLDQLNQHLQAQLAQLKPQLPPQLVQIPQLSRQYYLNIVNRLNRLKPQQDAXANLALELDQLVQQDPALLSRTPSPSSPGSTLELPNVPSYPRLPPIGHSKLLSGLSNPSFHIEENPSLPSARPSESSRLSMHPAVNVEDVDTEGELGGGPSYLPEVVTPHKPNLKTLTVPGLNMASRRCMGGSRGPKLQLFWTKIKRLYSEDDNDEEDGERTIRAWRSQSSLLSADESTKDRPTSALSQTSTIVTERLQELVKHFKERTERVKEKLVDPDDSDDESPSGSPSKKPAENLPPEEEKKDEALGPSDKDVEEHYYERLCCKVKLPSWSRKVMKYQLPESIDPFTNLVYVLWLFFVTIAWNWNIWLIPVRWAFPYQTPDNIHLWLLADYLCDAVYILDVLVFQPRLQFVRSGDIVCDKKEMRGNYTKTLRFKMDIVSLIPLELLYFKTGFNSLLRLPRILKFMSFFEFNDRLEAILSKAYIYRVIRTTTYLLYSLHCNACLFYWGSDYEGLGSTQWAYDGSGNSYIRCYYYAVKTLLTIGGVPGPTTLFETLFQLVNYFVGVFAFSIMIGQMRDVVGAATAGKTYYRACMDNTIKYMASYHIPRDVQNRVKTWYDYTWQSQGMLDEQGLLVQLPDKMRLDIAVDVNYDIVSKVALFQGCDRQMIFDMLKRLRSVVYLPGDYVCKKGEIGREMYIIKAGEVQVVGGPDGKTVFVTLKAGSVFGEISLLALGGGNRRTANVVAHGFANLFILDKKDLAEILVHYPESQKLLRKKAKKMLTKNKKPADDKGETKDTTQVIPPRPETPKLFRAALEVTEKSGMKGIFSKLKGKINTSSSTLEPSSSSAIPPPSPVHRRSPIPRKLPHDDVDVVSESSDCSMLIRMTPGHGGEEMLSVEVCPAEQEEAGDTEDGEEGKEEEEQGK, from the exons TGTGCTGAGCTGGATTTTGCAGGAGCTGAGCCGCTGGATGCCACAGCCTGCCGTCAAACACAAAGACAGCACTGCG GGTCACACTGAGGCTGTACAAAATG GCTGTCTATATCGCGATCCCGAGGAGATGGCTCTGGAAGATGTCGATCCAGACTGGGAGAGGGGAAAGTGGGAGATGGGGGACGTGAGCGTCCCTCTGGGCCGCCTGCCTCAGGTTATTCAGCAGGAGGGTGCAGGCACACAGACTGGGCGCTGGACCCCTATCATGGACCGCATCAAGCGGGAGGCCGAGGAGGCCCTACTGGCAACTCTGGAGGAGAG AGTTCAACGCCAAATATACCATGCATACTTCCTGCTAGTCCCCGCCCCAGAATCCTCTACTGCACCTCGGATTGGCAACCGAGCCCTGTTTGCTTTCTCCAGACTCCAACTGGAGAGGCTGGAGTCTGCGAGGATGGCGGAGGAGTTTGCCAGGCGGGCCGTCGAGAGAGCGGTGAGGAAGCTGGCGGAGGAGCGGGTGGAGGAGCGGGCCGCCATGAAGGCGTGGGAGCCTCAGGCGGAGACAGACGGTGGAGAACA GTGCTTCGTGTGTCCCGTGGAGAATATACGCAGCCCTCCAGAACGCAAACtacagtcttcagagacattaGCTCAGAGCCCCCCTCCACAACCACACAGAAATTCTCACTGGGAACCAGGGGCGGATGAAGTCAAGGCATTATCACCTCCTCTCGAGGACCAGAAATCAGAATCAGTAGAGACAGAGCTTCCTTCACCCACAGAACCTGACCATCTAAGGACATTATCTCCTCTGACTGAGGAACCAGTAACTGAACCATCATCACCGCCTAAACCAGCAGTGGTAACAAAGAAAGACTCACACAGCAGAATTTCCCCATCTGAAGACAACGCGGATTGTCCACCAGTGACCAAGCAGCCAAAGAGTAGCGAGGATCAGTGTCTCGCCCCAGTTTCTGCACAG GGTGAAGATGATAAGGGGGTCAAGTGTGAAG CCCCAGGCAGCTGTCCTGCAGTAAAACACTGTCTAATGCGAGTCCCCTACATGCCTGACTGCCTCGACCACTGCAGCCGTCGCCTGCAGGATGGTGGCGTGACTTTGCCGAAACTGCCCCCCATGCCGGAGTTGCCCCCTCAGCTGGCCCAGCTGAACCACCACCTGCAGCTACACCTCTACCAGCTCAACCAGCACCTGCAGCCACACCTGGACCTGCTCAACCAGCACCTGCAGCCACACCTGGACCAGCTCAACCAGCACCTGCAGGCGCAGCTAGCCCAGTTGAAACCTCAACTGCCCCCACAGCTCGTTCAGATACCCCAGCTCAGCCGCCAGTACTACCTCAACATCGTGAACCGCCTGAACAGACTCAAGCCTCAACAAGATGCCTAAGC GAATCTAGCCCTGGAGTTAGACCAACTAGTGCAGCAGGACCCCGCCCTGCTCTCGCGGACCCCCTCCCCATCCTCCCCTGGCAGCACGCTGGAGCTTCCCAATGTTCCCAGTTACCCCCGCCTGCCTCCCATTGGCCATTCCAAGCTGTTATCAGGCCTCTCTAATCCTAGCTTCCACATTGAGGAAAACCCCAGCCTGCCCTCCGCCCGACCCTCAG AGAGCTCCAGGTTAAGCATGCACCCCGCTGTCAACGTGGAGGATGTGGACACAGAgggagagctgggagggggtcCTAGCTACCTGCCTGAAGTTGTCACCCCACACAAACCCAACCTTAAAACCCTGACTGTGCCCGGCTTGAACATGGCCTCTCGGAG ATGCATGGGTGGATCCAGAGGCCCCAAGTTGCAGTTATTTTGGACAAAGAT AAAAAGGCTGTACTCCGAGGATGATAATGATGAGGAAGATGGAGAGAGAACCATCAGGGCCTGGCGCAGCCAGAGCAGCCTCCTGAGTGCTGATGAAAG CACAAAGGACCGGCCGACCTCCGCCTTAAGCCAAACGAGCACCATTGTCACCGAGCGACTCCAGGAGCTGGTGAAGCATTTTAAGGAAAGGACCGAACGCGTCAAGGAAAAACTCGTCGATCCGGACGATTCTGATGACGAAAGCCCCTCTGGCT CCCCCTCCAAGAAGCCTGCAGAGAATCTTCCTCCAGAGGAAGAGAAGAAGGACGAGGCCCTTGGTCCATCAGACAAGGATGTAGAGGAACACTACTATGAAAGGCTGTGCTGCAAAGTGAAACTGCCCTCATGGTCCAGGAAGGTCATGAAATACCAGCTTCCTGAAAGTATCGACCCCTTCACCA ACCTGGTCTATGTTCTCTGGCTCTTCTTTGTCACGATTGCCTGGAACTGGAACATATGGCTGATCCCAGTGCGCTGGGCCTTCCCGTACCAGACCCCGGACAACATCCACCTGTGGCTGCTGGCGGACTACCTGTGTGACGCCGTCTACATCCTGGACGTCCTGGTGTTTCAGCCTCGCCTGCAGTTTGTCCGTAGCGGGGACATCGTG TGTGACAAAAAAGAAATGAGGGGCAACTACACGAAAACGCTGCGTTTCAAG ATGGATATCGTATCTCTCATTCCACTGGAGTTGTTGTATTTTAAGACCGGCTTCAATTCTCTGCTTCGTCTCCCTCGGATACTGAAG TTCATGTCTTTCTTTGAGTTCAATGACCGTCTGGAAGCCATCTTGAGCAAAGCTTACATCTACAG AGTCATTCGTACCACCACCTACCTGCTCTACTCCCTGCACTGCAATGCTTGTCTTTTCTACTGGGGCTCAGATTACGAGGGACTTGGATCCACTCAATGGGCATATGATGGATCGGGCAACAG TTATATTCGCTGCTATTACTATGCTGTGAAGACCCTCCTCACCATTGGGGGGGTTCCTGGACCCACCACTCTTTTTGAGACCCTCTTCCAGCTGGTCAATTACTTTGTAGGAGTCTTTGCCTTTTCCATAATGATTGGACAG ATGAGagatgtggtgggtgcagccaCAGCGGGCAAGACCTACTACAGAGCCTGCATGGACAACACCATCAAGTACATGGCCTCCTACCACATCCCTCGTGATGTGCAGAACCGGGTCAAGACCTGGTATGACTACACCTGGCAGTCCCAGGGAATGCTGG ACGAGCAGGGGTTGCTGGTACAGCTGCCAGATAAGATGAGGCTGGACATCGCTGTGGATGTCAACTACGACATTGTCAGCAAAGTGGCTTTGTTCCAG GGTTGTGACCGACAGATGATTTTTGACATGTTAAAGAGACTCCGCTCCGTGGTGTACCTCCCAGGTGACTATGTTTGCAAAAAG GGAGAGATCGGAAGGGAAATGTATATCATCAAAGCCGGGGAGGTCCAAGTGGTGGGCGGGCCCGACGGGAAGACCGTGTTTGTGACGCTGAAGGCAGGCTCTGTGTTTGGAGAAATTAG CTTGCTGGCATTGGGAGGAGGGAACCGACGGACGGCTAATGTAGTGGCTCATGGCTTCGCCAACCTGTTCATCCTGGACAAGAAGGACCTGGCGGAGATCCTGGTCCATTATCCTGAATCCCAGAAGCTGCTGCGCAAGAAGGCCAA AAAAATGTTAACAAAAAACAAGAAGCCAGCGGATGATAAAGGGGAGACGAAGGACACCACCCAAGTGATCCCACCCCGTCCAGAGACTCCGAAATTATTCAGGGCAGCTCTGGAGGTGACAGAAAAGTCTGGCATGAAAGGGATCTTCTCTAAACTGAAGGGCAAgataaacacatccagctccaccCTAGAG CCGTCCAGCTCGTCCGCgattccccctccctcccccgtgCACCGCCGCTCCCCCATCCCACGCAAGCTCCCCCATGATGACGTCGACGTGGTGTCTGAAAGCTCAGACTGCTCCATGCTGATACGGATGACACCCGGGCACGGTGGGGAGGAGATGCTCTCCGTGGAAGTGTGCCCTGCGGAGCAAGAGGAAGCAGGAGACACAGAGGATGGAGAGGAGGGcaaggaagaggaggagcaaGGGAAGTAA